One region of Cystobacter ferrugineus genomic DNA includes:
- a CDS encoding Imm52 family immunity protein has translation MQDRYYVGAYWGPRQETALECARRAELFLHMLARCDPSFTQWYRAGRGVPRELPGHPVRADITELEKFLLQGRPRTDTDKEVIEDLGFMQMMWNAKKEATEIHLSCGGYFLPWGGPNSCLLYPTRESPLRERLLRAPVLADVLTSMATAWDPDFAMVSSTEMVRLVQKRKWEVRVGWLTYLSRRLGRLPPLPAPVRIESVGAIGWLLHLSPEPMTSSNPEHVAFTTRVRELLDRAGLIQLPEPAPASD, from the coding sequence ATGCAGGACAGGTACTACGTGGGGGCGTACTGGGGCCCTCGCCAGGAGACCGCCCTGGAGTGTGCCCGGCGCGCGGAACTCTTCCTCCACATGCTGGCGCGGTGTGACCCGTCGTTCACCCAATGGTACCGGGCAGGCCGAGGCGTCCCCCGAGAGCTGCCGGGCCATCCTGTCCGCGCGGACATCACGGAGTTGGAGAAGTTCCTGCTCCAGGGCAGGCCCCGCACGGACACCGACAAGGAAGTCATCGAGGATCTGGGCTTCATGCAGATGATGTGGAACGCGAAGAAGGAGGCCACCGAAATCCACCTTTCTTGCGGTGGCTATTTCCTCCCCTGGGGAGGGCCCAATTCGTGCCTGCTCTACCCGACCCGGGAGAGCCCCCTCCGGGAGCGGCTGCTGCGCGCTCCCGTGCTCGCCGACGTGCTCACCAGCATGGCCACCGCGTGGGACCCGGACTTCGCCATGGTCAGCTCGACCGAGATGGTCCGCCTCGTCCAGAAGCGCAAATGGGAGGTGCGCGTGGGCTGGTTGACCTACCTGTCGCGCCGGCTGGGCAGGCTGCCGCCGCTTCCCGCCCCCGTGCGCATCGAATCTGTGGGGGCCATCGGCTGGCTCCTCCACCTCTCCCCCGAGCCCATGACCTCGAGCAACCCGGAGCACGTGGCCTTCACCACCCGCGTGCGCGAACTGCTCGACCGCGCGGGCCTCATCCAGCTTCCGGAGCCCGCGCCCGCCAGCGATTGA
- a CDS encoding SH3 domain-containing protein, translated as MKTVLLSLLLAATGEDAGVLQKVYVQGSSVNLRKEPGKDAEVLVKAPIGTECTVTGTAAAEWMKVRCGDYEGYAAVSLVGPEKPSVEALKAEANNPMLTPEHREESALRAALLAPEDAELSKLLGELFFERNFRLLEGFKGTGGTKRTFSNTCGWRAVDVCLRNAAAGFLREVKVRAETRKDLFVVAVRDSENVTVYRGKYELDPVTTKVKAEVLERSSFPTTPVMDKAIFAGVEDVDSGNADIPFGHFVLDDASHALLNGIPSAWALLRPGRQGLLSMPFNDCLKKPYLLEFHPDIHGRWLMLRETGPGGREAFWITSVSKRDNELELSLAETYGNDRTRMVFKLPEGRKDIGYLNDMTYTFKLHRYAEQHDNCKEGGP; from the coding sequence CTGGCGTCCTGCAAAAGGTCTACGTCCAGGGCTCGTCCGTCAACCTGCGCAAGGAGCCGGGCAAGGACGCGGAGGTGCTGGTCAAGGCGCCCATCGGGACGGAGTGCACGGTGACGGGCACGGCCGCGGCGGAGTGGATGAAGGTGCGCTGCGGGGACTACGAGGGGTACGCCGCCGTGTCGCTGGTGGGGCCGGAGAAGCCCTCGGTGGAGGCGCTGAAGGCCGAGGCGAACAACCCCATGCTCACGCCCGAGCACCGCGAGGAGAGCGCCCTGCGCGCCGCGCTGCTGGCGCCGGAGGACGCGGAGTTGTCGAAGTTGCTCGGCGAGCTTTTCTTCGAGCGCAACTTCCGGCTGTTGGAGGGCTTCAAGGGCACGGGGGGCACGAAGCGGACCTTCTCCAACACGTGCGGTTGGCGTGCGGTGGATGTCTGTCTCCGGAACGCGGCGGCGGGATTCCTCCGGGAGGTCAAGGTTCGAGCCGAGACCAGAAAAGATCTGTTCGTCGTCGCGGTGAGGGACTCGGAGAATGTCACGGTCTATCGCGGCAAATACGAACTCGATCCAGTGACGACAAAGGTGAAGGCGGAGGTTCTCGAGCGAAGCTCTTTCCCCACGACTCCGGTGATGGACAAGGCGATCTTCGCGGGGGTGGAGGATGTAGATTCTGGAAACGCGGACATCCCCTTCGGCCACTTCGTACTCGATGATGCTTCCCATGCGCTCCTGAACGGGATCCCTTCTGCATGGGCACTGCTCAGACCGGGTCGTCAGGGGCTGCTTTCGATGCCGTTCAACGATTGCCTCAAGAAGCCCTACCTGCTCGAGTTCCACCCGGACATTCACGGTCGTTGGTTGATGTTGCGTGAAACGGGGCCAGGTGGAAGAGAGGCATTTTGGATTACTTCCGTGTCGAAGCGGGACAATGAACTTGAGTTGTCGCTCGCGGAGACCTACGGAAACGATAGGACCCGTATGGTGTTCAAGTTGCCTGAGGGACGCAAGGACATCGGCTACCTGAACGATATGACCTATACGTTCAAATTGCATAGGTACGCGGAGCAGCACGACAATTGTAAAGAAGGAGGGCCTTGA